In one window of Hymenobacter nivis DNA:
- the mraZ gene encoding division/cell wall cluster transcriptional repressor MraZ, with the protein MHLLSGEYECKLDPKGRLVLPAKVKGNLPDESGNQLVLVRGFEPCLVLYPRAAWRVIHDKVMALDEFNEEYRQFQRNFFRGMTEVELDSISRFMLPRTMLRYAGIEKEAIVVGLGNRCEIWDPARYEEFLIKDQQTFSQQAQKFLATDSTLAV; encoded by the coding sequence ATGCACCTGCTCTCCGGCGAATACGAATGCAAGCTCGACCCCAAGGGGCGGCTCGTGCTCCCGGCCAAGGTTAAGGGTAACCTGCCCGACGAGTCGGGCAATCAGCTGGTGCTCGTGCGCGGCTTCGAGCCTTGCCTGGTGCTATACCCGCGGGCCGCCTGGCGCGTCATCCACGACAAAGTGATGGCTCTCGACGAGTTTAACGAGGAATACCGGCAGTTTCAGCGCAATTTTTTCCGGGGCATGACGGAGGTGGAGCTGGACAGTATCAGCCGCTTTATGCTGCCGCGCACCATGCTGCGCTACGCCGGCATCGAGAAAGAAGCCATTGTGGTGGGCCTGGGCAACCGCTGCGAAATCTGGGACCCAGCTCGCTACGAGGAGTTCCTGATTAAAGACCAGCAGACCTTTAGCCAGCAGGCACAGAAATTTTTGGCCACCGACTCCACCTTGGCCGTTTGA
- a CDS encoding penicillin-binding protein — translation MKGSVKKSIVTRVRLAFLGVAVFSGLILWKATRIQFQEGAKWRALEQERRISYQPVPATRGNIFSDNESIMATSLPFYRVAWDPGVVEEAVFQAGVDSLAWQLSHFFGDRTRQEYKQRLTNARRAKDPALRYIRLNSRQINFQEKKLLAQWPIFRAKRNRGGAIFEKVDKRFRPFGGLAQRTVGFVNEQQHGAGLEFTFEPSLAGKAGEALFERVPGGIKPLYDGTEIKPQPGYDIKTTLDINLQDVAENALYKSLVDNNAQYGCVILMEVATGEIKAVANLGRAADDTYKEDYNYAFADQGRTEPGSTFKLASMMALMEAYPDITLDDVVDTGPGRMAIGGAVKTDSHANGRITVQQVFEKSSNIGVARLVQEHFAANPAQYTDYLKKFGLDKPLGFQMNGEALPYVKDPTDRSWSRTSLSTMSIGYELKLAPLQTLAFYNAVANNGVKVAPMIVKQIKQADQVVQEFAPRVLIPKICSDNTLRKLKAMLEGVVAEGTASRIRPKDYTIAGKTGTAWKFKNGHYTKTYSTSFCGYFPADKPKYSCIVVIDSPSRGRVYGGDVAAPVFREVADKCMARDLLSQRPLLAKARLNKSRVPLVRAGMQDELALVCQKLGLAGNTQATGGEEWVRGASDTAFHARTVALVVNPMRAGRVPNARGLSLRDALFLLENRGLHVRALGTGRVRAQSLAAGAPYKRGDAITLTLVETGPRDDAPRALPAPEHTDLAENILLVPTEAESVTAKASPSKAKAAAPKGAPAKPKAEAKANAKVPTRTNSAAKSKADKARPKSDAKAKPAKTRLATDKPRKSARNA, via the coding sequence ATGAAAGGCAGCGTAAAAAAGTCAATTGTGACGCGGGTACGGCTGGCCTTTTTGGGGGTGGCTGTCTTCTCGGGGCTCATCCTGTGGAAGGCTACGCGCATCCAGTTCCAGGAGGGCGCCAAATGGCGGGCCCTGGAGCAGGAGCGGCGCATCAGCTACCAGCCAGTGCCGGCCACGCGGGGTAATATTTTCTCCGATAACGAGAGTATTATGGCTACCTCGCTGCCCTTCTACCGGGTGGCCTGGGACCCAGGCGTGGTGGAAGAAGCGGTGTTTCAGGCCGGGGTCGATTCGCTGGCTTGGCAGTTGTCGCACTTCTTCGGCGACCGAACTAGGCAGGAGTATAAGCAGCGCCTAACCAATGCCCGCCGCGCTAAGGACCCGGCCCTGCGCTACATCCGCCTGAACTCGCGCCAAATTAACTTTCAGGAGAAAAAGCTGCTGGCCCAGTGGCCCATCTTCCGGGCAAAGCGTAACCGCGGCGGGGCCATTTTTGAGAAGGTCGACAAGCGGTTCCGGCCGTTTGGGGGCCTGGCGCAGCGCACCGTGGGCTTCGTGAACGAGCAGCAGCACGGCGCGGGCCTGGAATTCACCTTCGAGCCCAGCCTGGCGGGCAAGGCCGGCGAAGCCCTGTTTGAGCGGGTGCCGGGCGGCATTAAACCGCTTTATGACGGCACTGAAATCAAGCCCCAGCCGGGGTACGACATCAAAACCACGCTTGACATCAACTTGCAGGACGTGGCCGAAAACGCCCTCTACAAGTCGCTGGTGGACAATAACGCCCAGTACGGCTGCGTGATTCTGATGGAAGTGGCAACCGGCGAAATCAAGGCCGTGGCCAACCTGGGCCGCGCCGCCGACGATACCTATAAGGAAGACTACAACTACGCCTTTGCCGACCAGGGCCGCACCGAGCCGGGCTCGACCTTCAAGTTGGCCTCGATGATGGCCTTGATGGAGGCGTACCCCGACATCACGCTCGACGATGTGGTGGACACGGGCCCCGGGCGCATGGCCATCGGGGGGGCTGTGAAGACCGACTCGCACGCCAACGGCCGCATCACGGTGCAGCAGGTGTTCGAGAAATCGAGCAACATCGGGGTGGCGCGGCTGGTGCAGGAGCACTTCGCCGCCAACCCCGCGCAGTACACTGACTACCTCAAGAAATTCGGGCTCGATAAGCCGCTGGGCTTCCAGATGAATGGCGAGGCGCTGCCTTATGTGAAGGACCCCACTGACCGTAGCTGGAGCCGCACCTCGCTCTCAACCATGAGCATCGGCTACGAGTTGAAGCTGGCTCCGCTGCAAACGCTGGCTTTCTACAACGCCGTGGCCAACAACGGCGTGAAGGTGGCCCCCATGATTGTCAAGCAAATCAAGCAGGCCGACCAGGTAGTGCAGGAGTTTGCGCCCCGGGTGCTGATCCCCAAAATCTGCTCCGACAACACGCTGCGCAAGCTGAAGGCCATGCTGGAAGGCGTGGTGGCCGAGGGTACCGCCAGCCGGATTCGGCCCAAAGACTATACCATCGCCGGCAAAACGGGCACGGCCTGGAAGTTCAAAAACGGCCATTACACCAAAACGTACTCGACTAGCTTCTGCGGCTACTTTCCGGCCGACAAGCCCAAGTACAGCTGCATTGTGGTGATTGACTCGCCCAGCCGCGGCCGCGTGTACGGCGGCGATGTGGCCGCCCCGGTATTCCGCGAAGTGGCCGATAAGTGCATGGCCCGCGACCTGCTGAGCCAGCGCCCGCTGCTGGCCAAGGCCCGCCTGAACAAGAGCCGCGTGCCGCTGGTGCGCGCCGGTATGCAGGATGAGCTGGCCCTGGTTTGCCAGAAGCTGGGCCTGGCCGGCAATACCCAGGCCACCGGCGGCGAGGAGTGGGTGCGGGGCGCGTCCGACACGGCCTTCCACGCCCGCACCGTGGCCTTGGTGGTGAACCCCATGCGCGCCGGCCGCGTACCCAACGCTCGGGGCCTGAGCCTGCGCGATGCGCTGTTTCTGCTCGAAAACCGGGGCTTGCACGTGCGGGCCCTGGGTACAGGCCGCGTGCGCGCCCAGAGCCTGGCCGCCGGGGCCCCTTATAAGCGCGGCGACGCCATCACCCTCACGCTGGTGGAGACGGGGCCCCGCGACGATGCTCCTCGGGCCCTGCCCGCGCCCGAGCACACCGACCTGGCGGAGAATATCCTGCTGGTGCCCACGGAAGCCGAATCGGTGACCGCCAAAGCTTCGCCCAGCAAGGCCAAAGCCGCGGCTCCCAAAGGGGCCCCTGCCAAACCCAAGGCGGAGGCAAAAGCTAACGCCAAGGTGCCAACCAGAACCAATTCCGCCGCTAAGTCTAAGGCTGATAAAGCCAGGCCGAAATCTGATGCCAAAGCCAAACCGGCCAAAACCCGCCTGGCTACCGACAAGCCCCGCAAATCGGCGCGCAACGCCTGA
- a CDS encoding UDP-N-acetylmuramoyl-L-alanyl-D-glutamate--2,6-diaminopimelate ligase, protein MLADVAVLQQQGPADVPITGLTLDSREAGPGVAFCALRGTATDGHQYIETAVAQGAAAVICEELPAVLRPGTAYVRVADSAGALGLVAAAFHGHPSRQLKLIGVTGTNGKTTCATLLHKLLRELGYHAGLLSTVQNQIDETVVPATHTTPDAIRLNALLARMVAAGCTHACMEVSSHAVAQHRVTGLRFAGGVFTNLTHDHLDYHGTFDNYLKAKKGFFDALPKTAFALTNADDKRGPVMLQNTAARRETYSLRGAATFRARLIANEVHGLFLEIDGREVQFRLIGVFNAYNLLAVYGAAVLLGEDPTEVLTILSGLTTAPGRFEPVVSLRQGITAVVDYAHTPDALENVLQTLHQIRQPQQRIVTVVGCGGNRDAAKRPVMAALAARLSDHVVLTSDNPRFEDPLEILAQMQAGLLAPDAARVRTLPDRRAAIRAALEWAGPHDIVLVAGKGHENYQDVQGVKTHFDDKEVLLELFETLNK, encoded by the coding sequence TTGCTCGCCGACGTGGCCGTGCTCCAGCAGCAGGGCCCCGCCGACGTGCCCATCACCGGCCTCACCCTCGACTCGCGGGAGGCCGGGCCCGGGGTGGCGTTTTGCGCCCTGCGCGGCACGGCCACCGATGGCCACCAGTACATTGAAACCGCCGTGGCCCAGGGCGCGGCGGCCGTCATTTGCGAGGAGCTGCCGGCCGTGCTGCGCCCCGGCACCGCCTACGTGCGGGTGGCCGACAGCGCGGGGGCCCTGGGCCTGGTGGCGGCGGCCTTCCACGGGCACCCATCGCGCCAGCTGAAGCTGATTGGCGTGACGGGCACCAACGGTAAAACTACCTGCGCTACGCTGCTGCACAAGCTCTTGCGCGAGCTGGGCTATCACGCCGGCCTGCTGAGCACGGTGCAGAACCAGATTGATGAAACCGTCGTCCCCGCTACCCACACTACCCCCGACGCCATCCGGCTGAATGCGCTGCTGGCCCGCATGGTGGCCGCCGGCTGCACCCACGCCTGCATGGAGGTGAGCAGCCACGCTGTGGCCCAGCACCGCGTGACGGGCCTGCGCTTCGCGGGCGGCGTGTTCACCAACCTCACCCACGACCACCTCGACTACCACGGTACGTTCGACAATTACCTGAAGGCCAAGAAGGGCTTCTTCGACGCGCTGCCCAAAACGGCCTTTGCCCTCACCAACGCCGACGACAAGCGGGGCCCCGTGATGCTGCAAAACACCGCCGCCCGCCGCGAAACCTACTCGCTTCGCGGGGCGGCCACGTTCCGGGCGCGCCTCATTGCCAACGAGGTGCACGGCTTGTTCCTGGAAATTGACGGCCGTGAGGTGCAGTTCCGGCTCATCGGCGTGTTCAACGCCTACAATTTGCTGGCCGTGTACGGGGCCGCGGTGCTGCTGGGCGAAGACCCCACGGAGGTACTCACCATTCTCTCGGGCCTGACTACGGCCCCCGGCCGCTTCGAGCCGGTGGTGTCGCTCCGGCAGGGCATTACGGCCGTGGTAGACTACGCCCACACGCCCGACGCGCTGGAAAATGTGCTCCAGACCCTGCACCAAATCCGCCAGCCCCAGCAGCGCATTGTCACGGTGGTGGGCTGCGGCGGCAACCGAGACGCCGCCAAGCGCCCCGTGATGGCCGCCCTCGCCGCTCGTCTCTCCGACCATGTGGTGCTCACCTCCGACAACCCGCGCTTCGAGGACCCGCTCGAAATACTGGCCCAAATGCAGGCCGGCTTGCTGGCCCCCGATGCCGCCCGCGTGCGTACCCTGCCCGACCGCCGCGCCGCCATCCGCGCTGCCCTGGAGTGGGCGGGGCCCCACGACATTGTGCTGGTGGCGGGCAAGGGCCACGAAAACTACCAGGACGTGCAGGGCGTGAAAACGCACTTCGACGATAAGGAAGTCCTGCTCGAATTATTTGAAACTTTGAACAAGTAA
- the murD gene encoding UDP-N-acetylmuramoyl-L-alanine--D-glutamate ligase: MNIVILGAAESGVGAALLAQAKGHAVFVSDRGTIQVGYREKLARAGIEFEENQHTLARVLAADEVIKSPGIPEKAPVIQSLREQKTPIISEIEFAGRYTKAKCICITGTNGKTTTTLLTYHLLKEAGLKVGLGGNVGRSFAEQVIADEYDYYVLEISSFQLDDTHEFRPWIAVLLNITPDHLDRYNYSLSEYAHAKLRIARKQDSSGYFIYNADDENITRYFQAALRPVMKMPFGLERRPDLHLAGYYKAATQLCVDLLPGYYSKTEIISTAQSPLIGQHNRQNVLAAVLAARVAGVGIAQIEGALATFRNADHRLQSLGVIAGVEYINDSKATNVEAAWYALGGLKSQIVWIAGGTDKGNDYSPLVDLARQKVRALVCLGVDNAKLRAAFEGVVPHVEETQSMADAVRRAGALAQPGDVVLLSPCCASFDLFENYEDRGRQFAAAVQELHSSESA; this comes from the coding sequence ATGAACATTGTCATCCTTGGCGCGGCCGAAAGTGGGGTAGGGGCAGCGTTGCTGGCGCAGGCCAAGGGCCACGCCGTATTCGTGTCGGACCGCGGCACCATTCAGGTCGGCTACCGCGAGAAGCTGGCCCGGGCCGGGATTGAGTTTGAGGAAAACCAGCACACGCTGGCGCGGGTTCTGGCCGCCGACGAGGTAATTAAAAGCCCCGGCATTCCCGAGAAAGCGCCGGTCATCCAGTCCCTGCGCGAGCAGAAAACACCGATTATCTCCGAGATAGAGTTCGCGGGCCGCTACACCAAGGCCAAGTGCATCTGCATTACCGGCACTAACGGCAAAACCACGACTACGCTGCTTACCTACCACCTGCTAAAGGAGGCAGGCCTGAAAGTGGGCCTGGGCGGTAACGTGGGCCGCAGCTTTGCCGAGCAGGTTATTGCTGATGAGTACGACTATTACGTGTTGGAAATTAGTAGCTTCCAGCTCGATGATACCCACGAGTTCCGGCCTTGGATTGCCGTGCTGCTCAACATCACCCCCGACCACCTCGACCGCTACAACTACTCGCTGAGCGAGTACGCCCACGCCAAGCTGCGCATCGCCCGCAAGCAAGACAGCAGCGGCTATTTTATTTACAACGCCGACGATGAGAACATCACGCGCTACTTCCAGGCCGCGCTGCGGCCGGTGATGAAAATGCCGTTTGGCCTGGAGCGCCGGCCCGACCTGCACCTGGCGGGCTACTACAAAGCGGCGACGCAGCTCTGCGTGGACCTGCTGCCCGGCTACTATAGCAAAACGGAAATAATCAGCACGGCGCAGTCGCCGCTCATCGGCCAGCACAACCGCCAGAACGTGCTGGCGGCCGTGCTGGCCGCGCGCGTGGCGGGCGTCGGCATCGCTCAGATCGAAGGGGCCCTGGCCACCTTCCGAAACGCCGACCACCGGTTGCAATCCCTGGGCGTAATTGCTGGCGTGGAGTACATTAACGACAGCAAAGCCACCAACGTGGAAGCCGCCTGGTACGCCCTTGGAGGCCTTAAATCCCAAATTGTGTGGATTGCCGGGGGCACCGACAAGGGTAATGATTACTCACCGCTCGTGGACCTGGCCCGCCAAAAAGTTAGGGCCCTTGTCTGCCTGGGGGTGGACAATGCCAAGCTGCGCGCCGCGTTTGAGGGCGTGGTACCGCACGTGGAGGAAACCCAAAGCATGGCCGATGCGGTGCGCCGCGCCGGGGCCCTGGCGCAACCCGGCGATGTGGTGCTGCTCTCGCCCTGCTGCGCCAGCTTCGATCTGTTCGAAAATTACGAAGACCGCGGCCGCCAGTTTGCCGCCGCCGTGCAGGAATTGCACTCGTCTGAATCTGCGTAA
- a CDS encoding FtsL-like putative cell division protein: protein MAANTYRPTDAPRRANVPRAPEPVPGPPPVPVAVAPEAVAPEAVAPEAVVEAPRPRAAAPERPARPARPPRPERVPRTWSLFSVFDRMTSVDGLFREGLPVRYLPHLLFVMFLTLLYIGNTHYGNRMSRNIQRLKQETEDLRADYTTLKSDYMEASKQSEVARKVAAFGLVESSSPPFRIQVPAGHLDAAALELMPVLTADTLAARAGRDSLAAQRADALAGRRSYANAGIDGEPEIAAAIPEDSLAAVAPVLARRTVKVLMDKPKAKVARKPGDKKSVKKSTKSTTKYKKEAARTQSITFHRR, encoded by the coding sequence TTGGCCGCCAATACCTACCGTCCCACCGATGCGCCGCGCCGCGCCAACGTGCCCCGGGCTCCCGAGCCGGTGCCCGGGCCCCCGCCCGTGCCGGTCGCCGTGGCGCCGGAGGCCGTGGCGCCGGAGGCCGTGGCGCCGGAGGCCGTGGTAGAGGCCCCGCGCCCACGCGCAGCGGCCCCCGAGCGCCCGGCCCGCCCTGCGCGTCCGCCCCGCCCGGAGCGCGTGCCCCGCACTTGGAGCCTGTTCTCGGTTTTTGACCGGATGACGAGCGTGGACGGGCTTTTCCGCGAGGGCCTGCCGGTGCGCTACCTGCCGCACCTGCTGTTCGTGATGTTTCTCACGCTGCTCTACATCGGCAACACGCACTACGGCAACCGCATGAGCCGCAACATCCAGCGCCTCAAGCAGGAAACCGAAGACCTGCGCGCTGACTATACTACCTTGAAATCGGACTACATGGAGGCCAGCAAGCAGAGCGAGGTGGCCCGCAAAGTGGCGGCCTTCGGGCTGGTCGAAAGCTCGTCGCCGCCCTTCCGCATCCAGGTGCCGGCCGGCCACCTCGACGCCGCCGCCCTGGAACTGATGCCCGTGCTGACGGCCGATACGCTGGCCGCTCGCGCCGGCCGCGACTCGCTGGCTGCCCAGCGCGCCGACGCCCTGGCGGGCCGCCGCAGCTACGCCAACGCCGGCATCGACGGCGAGCCCGAAATTGCCGCCGCCATTCCCGAAGATTCCCTCGCCGCTGTAGCGCCGGTGCTCGCACGCCGAACCGTTAAGGTGCTGATGGACAAGCCGAAGGCGAAAGTAGCGCGTAAGCCCGGCGATAAGAAATCAGTTAAAAAGAGTACAAAGAGTACAACTAAGTACAAGAAAGAAGCTGCTCGTACCCAATCTATTACCTTCCACCGTCGATGA
- the mraY gene encoding phospho-N-acetylmuramoyl-pentapeptide-transferase codes for MLYYLFRYLHEHFHVPGTGVFQYTTFRAGLAVVISLLIAQFFGGRLIRLLQKKQVGESIRDLGLQGQNEKKGTPTMGGLIILLAILVPVLLLARLRNIYIILMLLSTVWLGLIGFLDDYIKVFRKNKEGLSGRFKVLGQVGLGLTVGWVLFFSNEVTVRQYLLPNGALSEVDASKVYHDVHLMITTVPFMKNNELNYGDLFANAGTFFNGLYAIFYIPIVIFLITAVSNGANITDGLDGLAAGTSAIIGITLAIFAFVSGNALLADYLDVMFIPDSGELVIFCTAFVGACIGFLWYNSYPAQVFMGDTGSLALGGIIAVLALIVRKELLIPILCGVFLIENLSVILQVGYFKYTKRKYGEGRRILRMSPLHHHYQKLGYHESKIVSRFWIVGIMLAVITLVTLKLR; via the coding sequence ATGCTCTATTACCTCTTCCGCTACCTCCACGAACATTTTCACGTGCCCGGCACCGGGGTGTTTCAGTACACCACGTTCCGGGCCGGCCTGGCGGTAGTGATTTCGCTGCTCATCGCCCAGTTTTTTGGCGGTCGCCTCATTCGATTGCTCCAGAAGAAGCAGGTGGGCGAAAGCATCCGCGACCTGGGTTTGCAGGGCCAGAATGAAAAAAAAGGCACCCCCACAATGGGCGGCCTCATCATTCTGTTAGCTATTCTGGTGCCGGTGCTGCTGCTGGCCCGGCTGCGCAACATCTATATTATCCTCATGCTGCTGAGCACGGTGTGGCTTGGGCTGATTGGCTTCCTCGACGACTACATCAAGGTTTTCCGCAAGAACAAGGAGGGCCTGAGCGGGCGCTTCAAGGTGCTGGGCCAGGTGGGGCTGGGCCTTACGGTGGGTTGGGTGCTGTTTTTCTCGAACGAGGTGACCGTGCGCCAGTACCTGCTGCCCAACGGGGCCCTGTCGGAAGTGGACGCCAGTAAGGTGTACCACGACGTGCACCTGATGATTACCACCGTGCCGTTCATGAAAAATAACGAGCTGAACTACGGCGACTTATTCGCTAACGCCGGCACGTTCTTCAACGGCCTGTATGCCATCTTCTACATCCCAATTGTCATCTTCCTGATAACGGCCGTCAGCAACGGGGCTAACATCACCGACGGCCTCGACGGGCTGGCGGCCGGCACGTCGGCCATCATCGGCATTACGTTGGCTATCTTCGCCTTTGTCAGCGGCAATGCCTTACTGGCTGATTATCTGGACGTCATGTTCATCCCGGATTCGGGCGAGCTGGTTATTTTCTGCACGGCGTTCGTGGGGGCCTGCATTGGATTTCTGTGGTACAATTCGTACCCCGCGCAGGTATTCATGGGCGATACCGGCTCGCTGGCCCTGGGCGGCATTATCGCCGTGCTGGCCCTCATCGTGCGCAAAGAGTTGCTAATCCCCATTCTTTGTGGCGTGTTTCTCATTGAAAACCTGTCGGTTATCCTCCAGGTCGGCTACTTTAAATATACCAAGCGCAAGTACGGCGAAGGCCGCCGCATCCTGCGCATGTCGCCGTTGCACCACCATTACCAGAAGCTGGGTTACCACGAGTCCAAAATCGTATCGCGGTTTTGGATTGTGGGTATTATGCTGGCCGTCATCACGTTGGTAACCCTCAAGCTGCGCTAA
- the rsmH gene encoding 16S rRNA (cytosine(1402)-N(4))-methyltransferase RsmH — MMEPRPNDTAYHRPVLLAECLAGLDVQPGGRYVDVTFGGGGHSARLLERLTTGHLYSFDQDADAEAEAARLARPQFTFVRANFRDLAAELRRRDALPVDGLLADLGVSSHQFDTPERGFSTRFDGPLDMRMDTDGGPTAADVLNDYKEADLHRIFGMYGEVTNARTLAATVVQARRGRPLATIQELKTAIQSVMPRGKENKYLAQVFQALRIEVNQEMDALQEMLLQTADVLRPGGRLVVLSYHSLEDRLAKNFIGKGKFFGEVEKDFFGHETKPFTALNRRPEEASAEEVALNSRARSAKLRVAVRN; from the coding sequence ATGATGGAACCACGCCCCAACGATACCGCCTACCACCGCCCCGTGCTGCTGGCCGAATGCCTGGCCGGGCTCGACGTGCAGCCCGGCGGCCGCTACGTGGACGTGACGTTTGGCGGCGGCGGCCACTCGGCGCGCCTGCTCGAGCGCCTCACCACGGGCCACCTCTATAGCTTCGATCAAGATGCTGACGCTGAGGCCGAAGCCGCTCGCCTGGCCCGGCCGCAGTTCACTTTCGTGCGGGCTAACTTCCGCGACCTGGCCGCCGAGCTGCGCCGCCGTGACGCCCTGCCCGTGGACGGCCTGCTGGCCGACCTGGGCGTGAGCTCGCACCAGTTCGACACGCCGGAACGGGGCTTTTCCACCCGCTTCGACGGGCCCCTCGACATGCGCATGGACACCGACGGGGGCCCTACGGCCGCCGACGTGCTCAACGACTACAAGGAAGCCGACCTGCACCGCATCTTCGGCATGTACGGCGAAGTGACCAACGCCCGCACCCTGGCCGCCACCGTGGTGCAGGCCCGCCGCGGCCGCCCGTTGGCCACCATCCAGGAGCTGAAAACGGCCATTCAGAGCGTGATGCCGCGCGGCAAGGAGAACAAGTATTTAGCTCAGGTTTTCCAGGCTCTGCGCATCGAGGTGAACCAGGAAATGGACGCTTTGCAGGAAATGCTGCTGCAAACGGCCGACGTGCTGCGCCCCGGCGGCCGGCTGGTAGTGCTCAGCTACCACTCGCTGGAAGACCGGCTGGCCAAGAATTTTATCGGCAAGGGGAAGTTTTTTGGGGAGGTAGAAAAGGACTTTTTTGGCCATGAAACCAAGCCGTTCACCGCTCTCAACCGTCGCCCTGAAGAGGCCTCGGCTGAGGAAGTGGCCCTGAACAGCCGCGCCCGCAGTGCTAAATTGCGGGTTGCGGTGAGGAATTAA
- a CDS encoding PEP-CTERM sorting domain-containing protein codes for MRFFSWRFPALSLAAGAALLLHGPAAGAQDRPQVGAPVHILFVGNSFTHGAHLPVQQYNAAAVTDENYGQPKGTPRQGNPPELGPWGGIPGIFKKLADEAGLNYDVHSETLSGQTLKFHYDNALSVINQPRWQAVVLQEYSTGPLPARRSGKRAEFYDYGTRLEQAVHQANPAARVYLYETWARADLTYPPDKPYSGQPVDSMTADLHAGYYGLAAANGHFAGVAPAGDTWLRAIQTGVAMPNPYAPAAGQLDLWTNDHYHPSPQGAYLNACVLLATIAGYDPRALGPQEQAAADLNIAPPDAVALQRLAYEQVRAAPPAEAIPSHGKLRSKHKRAKAVLAH; via the coding sequence ATGCGCTTTTTCTCCTGGCGTTTCCCCGCGCTTTCGTTGGCCGCTGGTGCGGCATTGCTACTCCACGGCCCGGCGGCCGGGGCCCAAGACCGGCCCCAAGTGGGGGCCCCGGTGCACATTCTGTTCGTCGGCAACAGCTTCACCCACGGCGCCCACCTGCCGGTGCAGCAGTACAACGCCGCTGCCGTGACCGACGAAAACTACGGGCAGCCCAAGGGCACACCCCGCCAAGGCAACCCGCCCGAGCTGGGGCCCTGGGGCGGCATCCCGGGTATTTTCAAGAAGCTGGCCGACGAGGCGGGGCTGAACTACGACGTGCACTCGGAAACTCTGAGCGGGCAGACACTCAAGTTCCACTACGACAACGCCCTGAGCGTCATCAACCAGCCGCGCTGGCAGGCGGTGGTGTTGCAGGAGTATAGCACGGGGCCCCTGCCGGCGCGGCGCAGCGGCAAGCGGGCCGAATTCTACGACTACGGCACCCGCCTGGAGCAAGCCGTGCACCAAGCCAACCCTGCCGCCCGTGTGTACTTATACGAAACCTGGGCCCGCGCCGACCTCACCTACCCGCCCGACAAGCCATATTCGGGCCAGCCCGTGGACTCGATGACGGCCGACCTGCACGCCGGCTACTACGGCCTGGCGGCGGCCAACGGCCACTTCGCGGGCGTAGCCCCGGCCGGCGATACCTGGCTGCGGGCCATCCAAACCGGCGTGGCGATGCCCAACCCCTACGCACCCGCCGCCGGCCAGCTCGACCTATGGACCAACGACCACTATCACCCCAGTCCGCAGGGCGCCTACCTGAACGCCTGCGTGCTGCTGGCCACCATCGCCGGCTACGACCCGCGCGCCCTGGGGCCCCAGGAGCAGGCCGCGGCCGACTTGAACATTGCCCCGCCCGACGCCGTGGCCCTGCAACGCCTAGCCTACGAGCAGGTGCGGGCGGCCCCGCCGGCCGAGGCCATACCTAGCCACGGCAAGCTGAGATCTAAGCACAAGCGCGCCAAGGCTGTCCTGGCGCACTAA